In the genome of Ureibacillus sp. FSL W7-1570, the window CAATCCAATAAATAATACTATAAACGACGGCGATGAGCGAAATGAGCATGGAAGACAAGCTGACGATTTTGGTGATTTTTAATAGAATCAAAAATCCAATCACAAGGAACACAAAGAATGGCCAGGAATATCCAAGCAACACCCCTCCGGATGTGGCGACGGCTTTCCCGCCCCGGAAACCGGCAAATATCGGGAACATATGTCCAAAAGCGGCGATTGCCCCCAAAATAAGAGGATGCACGCCGGTATCGCTGAAATAAGAGAAAGTCGGCAATAGCGTAGCAATGGTACCTTTTAATATGTCCATAACGGTTACAACAATTCCCGCTTTTTTCCCTAACACTCGGAAAGTGTTGGTGGCTCCTAAATTTCCGCTTCCATGTTCCCGGATGTCCGTTTTATAAAAAATTTTTCCAATCCATAAACCAGACGGAATCGAACCGATTAAATACGCACAGATGATTGCCAATACATTAATCATATCTTGATTCCTTTCAATTTTTACTATTTCTTTAGCGATAATCATTTTACACTTTTTCGCTTCTTTGAGAAAGTGTAATTTCTCTTTTTCGGCATTGATGAAAAACTTTTTCAAAAAAAACGGTGATAAAAGGAGGAAATTGTGAACTGTATCGGGAATGAAAGAAATGTTTTATTTATTATATATGGTATACAAAGTAAAATAAATAACTGCAAAATCATCCGTCGAAAAGACATTTTCGATATTCTCGAATCGTAAATCTTGAAAAGTGTACGGGTTTTCTTCATAAAACTCCTTTTTTATTTGAAAGGATTTGTTAAAATGATAAAGATGCTCTAACGTGCTAGTTATTGACAGATGCGTATATTCTCAGTACGATTAGTGATACAGAACGGATGTTTGTATGTGGAGGGATTACTTTTGGCAATAAATCAACCGGAACTCAGATATGATGCTGATGCCATTCAAGTATTGGAAGGTTTGGATGCAGTACGGAAACGTCCAGGGATGTATATTGGATCCACTGACAGCCGGGGACTTCATCACTTGGTTTATGAAATTGTCGACAATGCGGTCGATGAAGCCCTTGCCGGATTTGGATCGCATATCATCGTAAAAATACATGAAGACAATTCGGTCAGCGTGCGGGATTATGGCCGCGGAATGCCAACCGGAATGCATAAATTGGGGAAACCCACTCCGGAAATCATTTTTACGATTTTACATGCCGGAGGGAAGTTTGGACAAGGGGGATATAAAACAAGCGGTGGATTGCACGGTGTAGGATCTTCCGTTGTAAATGCCCTTTCCAAATTTCTTGAAGTCACTATATATCGTGACGGGAAAATCCATCGCCAGCGTTTTGAAAATGGCGGAAAACCGGTGACGACCCTTGAAATCATCGGGGATACAAAAGAAACGGGAACACTGGTGCATTTTCTTCCGGATGACACGATTTTTTCCACGACAAAATTCAATTATGATACATTGGCGGAACGTCTTCGGGAATCCGCTTTTCTGTTAAAAGGATTGAAAGTGGAATTGATCGATGAACGGGAAGAAGGAAAGCATGAAGTATTTTATTACGAAAACGGCATCCAGGCGTTTGTGGAATATTTGAATGAAGAAAAAGATGTCATGCATCCCGTGAAATATGTGGAAGGGATTCATGAAGAAATCGAAGTGGAATTTGCCTTTCAATTCAACGACGGCTATTCGGAAACGATTTTATCCTTCGTCAATAATGTGCGCACCCGCGATGGCGGCACCCATGAAACGGGGGCGAAGGCGGCTTTGACACGGATTTTTAATGAATACGCCCGCAAAGTAGGTCTATTGAAAGAAAAAGACAAAAACCTGGAAGGATCGGATATTCGCGAAGGCCTTTCAGCCATCATTTCCGTCCGCATTCCGGAAAGTTTGCTGCAATTCGAAGGGCAGACAAAAAGCAAACTTGGAACGCCGGAAGCCCGTACGGCAGTGGAGTCTGTATTATCCGAAAAATTGCTTTATATTTTAGAGGAAAATGCCGAATTATCCGCAACCCTTGTCCGCAAGGCGATCCGTGCCCAACAGGCCCGTGAAGCGGCGAGAAAAGCCCGCGAAGAAGCTCGAAGCGGCAAAAAGGGCAAAAAAGAAAAAACCATACTTTCGGGCAAGCTGACGCCGGCCCAATCCCGCAATCCAAAAAAGAATGAATTATTCCTTGTGGAAGGGGATTCGGCAGGCGGATCGGCAAAACAGGGACGGGACCGTACTTTTCAGGCCATATTGCCTTTACGGGGGAAAGTCATCAATACAGAAAAGGCAAAACTGACGGATATCATGAAAAATGAAGAGATTGCAACGATCATTCATACGATCGGTGCAGGCGCAGGTCCGGACTTCAACATTGAAGATGCAGCCTACGATAAAATTATCATCATGACCGATGCGGATACGGATGGCGCCCATATCCAAGTGCTGCTGCTCACATTTTTCTACCGTTACATGCGCCCATTGATTGAGGCGGGAAAAGTGTATTTGGCGTTGCCGCCCCTTTATAAAGTGTCAAAGGGCACCGGCAAGAAAGAAATCATTGAATACGCTTGGACAGAACGGGAGTTGCAGGAAAAAATCAAAAAAGTCGGGAAAGGGTACGTCATCCAACGTTATAAAGGTCTCGGTGAAATGAATGCGGACCAGCTTTGGGAAACGACGATGAATCCTGAAACAAGAACCTTGATCCGCGTGACGATTGAAGACGGTGCCCGGGCAGAACGCCGTGTGACAACATTGATGGGAGACAAGGTGGAACCACGCCGCAAGTGGATTGAATCCCATGTAGACTTTGGGATGGAAGAGGATACGAATACATTGGTACCTGATTTCATCCAGTATAAGGAGGAAGAATAATGGCGCTAACCGAACGATTTCACGAACTGACTTTGGAAGATGTAATCGGTGACCGCTTTGGCCGTTACAGTAAATACATTATTCAAGATCGTGCCATTCCTGATGCACGGGATGGGTTAAAACCGGTGCAACGGAGAATTCTTTATGCGATGTATCGGGAAGGGAACACCCATGATAAACCATTCCGAAAATCCGCCAAAACGGTCGGGAACGTAATCGGGAATTACCATCCCCACGGGGATTCTTCCGTATATGAAGCGATGGTGCGCCTCAGCCAGGACTGGAAAGCCCGCTATCCATTGATTGAGATGCACGGAAACAATGGTTCCATTGATGGCGACCCTCCCGCAGCGATGCGTTATACGGAAGCCCGCCTTTCCGCATTGGCAATCGAAATGCTGAAAGATATCGATAAACAAACGGTCGATTTTGTTCCAAATTTTGATGACCAGGATGTGGAACCGACAGTACTCCCTGCGAAACTGCCCAACTTGCTTGTGAACGGTGCCACAGGGATTTCTGCCGGTTATGCCACGGATATTCCTCCCCACAACTTGGCGGAAGTGCTGGATGGTGTATTGATGCGGCTTGATCGTCCGGATTGCACCGTGGATGATTTAATGACGGTCATCAAAGGGCCGGACTTTCCGACTGGCGCCATCATCGAAGGGATTGATGGCATCAAAAAAGCTTATGAAACAGGAAAAGGAAAAATCATTATCCGTTCCAAAGCGACGATCGAACCGATCAGAGGCGGAAAAGAACAAATTGTCATTACAGAAATCCCTTATGATGTCAATAAAGCTTTGCTTGTTAAGAAAATCGATGAAATGCGCTTTGACAAACGGCTTGAGGGAATTGCGGATGTACGGGATGAATCGGACCGGACAGTGGGGCTTCGGATCGTCATTGAGTTGAAAAAAGATGTAGATGGGGAAGCCATTTTAAACTACCTTTATAAAAATACGGATTTGCAAATCACGTATAACTTTAATATGATCGCCATCCATAATCGCCGTCCGACTATGATGACGCTTCCACTCATGCTGGATGCATATATCGATCATCAAAAGGATGTCGTGACAAGAAGAACGAAATATGACCTGCAAAAAGCAAAAGATCGGCTACATATCGTTGAAGGATTAATCAAAGCATTATCCATACTTGATGATGTCATTCAAACCATTCGTTCTTCCAAAGATAAGAAGGATGCCAAAAACAACCTGCAAGTGAAGTTCCAGTTTACGGAACAACAGGCGGAAGCGATTGTCAACTTGCAACTTTACCGTTTGACGAACACAGATATTACGCAATTGCAAAAAGAGCATGAAGAATTGCAAAAAACAACTGAAAAGCTGACAAAAATATTAAGCAGCGAAAAAGAGTTAATTAAAGTGATCAAAAAAGAAATTCTGGAGTTGCGTAAACAATTTGCCGAGCCCCGCCTTTCCACAATCCAGGCGGAAATCAAAGAGATCAAAGTATCCCTTGATGTATTAATACCAAGTGAAGATTTTGTTGTGACCGTGACAAAAGATGGCTACGTAAAGCGGACAAGCCTTCGTTCCTATGCGGCTTCCAGTCCGGAAGATATTGCAATGAAGGAATCGGATTATTTGCTGTATGAAAACACATTGAATACACAGCATTTTCTTCTCATCTTCACGAATAAAGGAAATTACATTTTTCAACCGGTTCACGAACTGCCGGAAATTCGTTGGAAGGACTTGGGACAACACATATCAAGCATCGTTCCTATTGAAGAGGGAGAAAAGGTTGTCGGCGCCGTTGGGGTTGAAAACTTTGAGGATGAAAATCTCTTCATTTTAACAGCGACAAAACAGGGGCAAGTGAAATTGTCGAAACTTAATGAATATCAAGTAACCCGTTACTCAAAACCGATCAAAACGATGAATTTGAAAAATGATGATGAAATGATTTATGCAAACTTGGTGACTCCTGGAAAAGAAATCATTCTTACTTCATATTTGAGTTATACAGTTCGATTTGACATTGAGGAAATTCCGGTAACGGGAATAAAAACAGGAGGAGTAAAGGGAATCAATCTAAAAGACGAAGATTTCCTTGCGGCTGTCAATGTCATTGAAGAAAATTCCGAGAAAGATGTGATTGTCGTTACCCAACGCGGAGCCATCAAACGGATGAGTTTATCGGAAATTGAGCAAACGGGAAGAGCCAAACGCGGATTAGTCATTTTGAAAGAATTGAAGAAAAATCCTCACCGCATTTTTGATGTTTCTGTTGTTCATCAAGACGATACGATCGTGATGTCAACAATCAAACAGGTTCAAGAAACAATGGCAGTATCGGATCTTCCGATTTCCGACCGCTATTCGAACGGCTCACTGAAATTTGATGTAAATAGTGATGGCGATTTATTGTTTGTGAAGATCCTTCATCCCGAACAAGATGAAAATAAAGAACAATAATCCATATATGAACCAATGCCGTCCGCCGTTTAGTGATGAGAACCGGAAAGAATAGTGATAAAGAAAAATATTTTGACAGGATTTTTGCCGTCTAGATCATATCCGGATTCTAGGCGGCTTTCATTGTCATTGAAAAAAGTAAGAAAAGGTTTTACTATTTTTATATGGATAAATCTGGAGGAGTATAAGATGGGAAAATTCTATTTAACTTTTGAAGCGCGTTCGAAAGGGATTTTCTTAGTGATTATCGCCGCGTTGTTTTGGGGCATTTCCGGAACTGTTTCCCAGTATATGTTTCAACATTTACATATCAATACAGAATGGTTTACCACCTGCCGCCTGTTGCTTGCCGGATCCTTGTTGTTAGCGATTGCTTATAGAAATGAGGGAAACCACATTTTTGACATATGGAAGCAAAAAAGGGATGCCATCCGGTTAGTGATTTTTGGAATTGTCGGGATGATAGGAGTCCAATATACATATTTAACGGCCATCGCCCATGGCAATGCCGCAACAGCCACCGTTTTGCAATATTTAGGACCAGGTTTGGTGACGATGTATTATGTTCTGATTGCGAAGCGTTTACCGACAGTCAAAGAGCTGATCGCCGTTTTTTCGGCTCTCATCGGAACGTTTTTGCTTGTAACCCATGGAAAAATGGATGTGTTGACGATTTCGAAAGAGGCCTTTATTTGGGGAATCTTATCCGCATTCGGATTGGCTTTTTACACCATTTATCCCATTGAATTATTGAAAAAATGGGGATCATTTATCACAATCGGATGGGGAATGATGGTGGCGGGGATTGTTTTCAGCTTCATCAGAGCCCCTTGGCAATTTGAAGGACAATGGCATTGGACAACAAACTTTGCCTTTTTGTTTGTCGTGATTTGTGGAACAGTCTTGGCATTCTATTTCTATTTGGATAGTTTAAAATATTTGACTGCTTCAGAAACGAGCCTGCTTGCCTGTGCCGAACCATTATCTGCCGCTTTCACTTCCGTCGTCTTTTTAGGGGTGCCTTTCGGATGGATGGATTGGCTTGGTTCTTTATTGATTCTGTTTACTATTGTCATATTATCGAGAGAGTAGGGAAGGGGAGGGGCAACTATTCAACCCCCTCCCCAACTTGCCTGGTTTTGAATAGTATTGGCTGTACAAAAAAATCCTTGAGTATTACTACTCAAGGAAAATAGAAAGATAAGGATGAATGTAAGCGATTCAATTAGTGGGAGACTTTGCTTACTGAAATACCAGTTTGTGCGCGAACTTCAACTTCGCTGTATTTTGCGTAATCCGCTTCTTTAGAGAAGACTGTACCAAGCCATCCGCAGATGAAACCAACAGGTACGGAAACAATCGCAGGGTTTGTTAAGCTTACAAGTGGTGTACCCACGAAAATGGCTTTACCTGGTTCTGGGTTCCATACGTTTGGTGAAACTGCCACAAGTACTAATGCAGTAATCAAACCACCAAGGATAGCCCATACAGCTCCATTTGAATTGAAGCGTTTCCAGTAGATTGTATAGATAATAACTGGTAAGTTAGCAGATGCTGCAATACAGAATGCTAATGATACCAGGAACGCAACGTTAAGTGTTTGTGCACCTAATGCCAATAAGATGGAAATTACTGAAATGACTAATGAACCGATACGAGCTGCAACAACTTGTTCTTTTTCAGTAATATTACCTTTCTTAATAATTTGACCGTAAATGTCGTGAGATAGAGCAGAAGCGCCGGAAAGTACCAAACCTGCAACTACCGCCAAGATTGTCGCGAATGCAACGGCGGATACGAATGAGAACAGGATGTCTCCACCTAAAGCTTCCGCAAGCAACGGTGCAGCCATGTTACCAGCAGGGTTTGCGGCAACAATTGTATCTTTACCAACGAATGCAGCTGCTCCGAATCCTAAGAAGATTGTCAATACATAGAAAAGACCAACGATCCATGTAGCCCAAATTACAGATGAACGCGCTGTTTGGGCATCTTTTACTGTGAAGAAGCGCATTAGGATGTGCGGAAGTCCTGCAGTACCCAATACTAACGCCAATAGTGTGGAAATTGTATTGATACCGCTCTTATAAAGCAATCCCGGATTCAAATATGCTTCTCCAGCTTCAGTGGCAGTTGTCATTTCCGAGAACATTCTGACAATACTGAAATCAAATTTCAATAATACTAAGAAAGAAATAATAGCAGTACCAAACATCAATAGAACAGCTTTAATGATTTGTACCCATGAAGTAGCAGTCATTCCACCGAACAATACGTAAATTGTCATCATGACACCTACGATTAGAACAGCCACCCAATAAGGAATACCGAATAATAACTGAATAAGTGCTCCTGCACCAACCAGCTGTGCAATCATGTAGAATAAAACGATTACAATTGTACTTAAAGCAGCAGCTCCACGAACTTTGGCCATTTCGAAACGAGCTGTGATCATATCGGCCAATGTGAATTTACCAAGGTTACGAAGTGGCTCGGCAACGATATATAATACAACCAAGTAAGCTACTAGATAACCGATAGAGAAGTAGAAGCCATCATAACCGTATAATGCAACAGAACCTGCAATCCCTAAGAATGAAGCCGCAGATAGATAGTCCCCTGAAATAGCAAGCCCGTTTTGCCAACCTTTCAGTCCGCCCCCGGCAGTATAGAATTCGCTCGCAGTGCTAGTTCTTTTGGAAGCCCAATAAGTGATATACAACGTGATTCCTACGATCAATAAGAACATTACTATGGATGGTACACTCATTGACCAGCACCCCTTTCATATTCATCGATAATTTCTTTCGCTTCTTTGTCAAATTTGTTTGCTTTCCCTACATAGAAGTGTGCCAGTCCCCAAACCATGATGAATAGTCCAAAGGAGTAAAACCATACCCATGTAATTTCCCCAACTGCTTTTTGGTGCAAAATTTGTGTGTAGGATGTCAAGACGGGTAGCAACATGTAAAGAACAAAGAAGATTACCGTCATCGTCCAGAGAAACGAGTTTTTCTTTTTCGATAACCGTCTGAACGATTGACTATTGGCGATTTTTTCGTAGTCGATATTTTTACCGTTTTCTCTCGCCATAAACATACCCCCTTTAAAATTGAACGTTTTTTCTGTATCATGTTCGTAAAATTCTAGTTTAAGAATTTTACAATTTCAATTTTATAGAGCGGTTCACAAAATTGCAATACTTTTTCTATAAATTATTCAAATTTTTTTGCGAAAAAAATTGATTAAAAGAGAAAATTTTTGCGTGAAAACAACAAAAGGATCAAATGTAGTGCAGATAAAAGGGAACAAATAAATATTTAATAGGTAAAATTGAAAAAAATAATGCGGAAATGACTATTGGAAAACAGAACATTGATTTCAGGTAATAATAATTTGATGAAAATAGTGGATTTATAATCATAAAATTATTATACTGCATATTTTGATCGAACTTAAAAAGCTATATTATTATTATTTTGCAACAAATATTTGACATCGGTTTCGGAAAAAAATGTCGGAAAATCAAAAAAAGAACAAGAATTCTTCTTCTGTCTCACTATTAGAAGTATTCTTGGATTATGAGATATTACTTCCGATAAGATATATTATGTCGGGGTCCCTATTTTGCCGAATAAAAAAAGGCGCTATTCGCCTTCGTATTCTACTCTATATCTCCAACTTTCTTGTTTTACATCATTTGTGTTTATGTATGCAACACTTGCTTCAATAACATCGTTTAGATTCAATTGGTGGTCTTTTGCAAATTTTTTTAATCTCTCAAGCAATTCTTTATCACATGTTGTACGAAATTCTACTCGATCTTTTGGACGGTTTTTTTTATCAAATGTTATTGCATTCTCCTTTAATATATTTTCAAAGCCATTTTCAAGTAAATATCCAACATAAGTATTATTCTTATCTGCCATGATTTTTAAATCATCCAACAAGGCTTTGCTTATACGAGTTTTATATTTAATTCTTGAAGTATCAATAGTTTGTAATAATTTCCCATTTACCAATTTCCACAAAATAGTCCACCTCCTATTTTTTAAACCATTGAATTAATCGTTCTTTTTTATACGGAATAAAATTTTCACTGCAATTTGAATAAATGATTTTTGCCAGTTTAGAAAGACTGTCTTTTCCTTTGACCCAGACACGATAAATATCTCTGCCGGACCTAGTTTTTTCAATTGATATTTCAGATCTCAATTCCCATGCTACAATAACATTATACAAGCCATTTGCAAATTCTGCACTTGCAGTAGTGATGTTCATAACATACCCTTTATCTTGAATCCAACCATCCCCGTCAATCACGCCTCTGATAAAGGAAGGCAAATATTGATCGGGCACTGGCGGGAATTTCAGGGACAATGATTTGTTCGCCGTAATTCCCAACCGTTCAAGATCCCTTTTGATTTCACAGGAATGGATGACAAGAACGGGCACGGTCCTTGTTTTTCCCGGCGGAACTATTACATAATCCGCTTCCATATAGTTGGCGATCAGTTTCAAAATCCGCTCCTCTTTTTGAGAAAAATAAATCGTGTTTAACCGGTTATTGACCGTTCCATCTGTCACAAACAAACCTAAAACCCAGGCCATTTCATCCGTCCAAACTTTGAAAAAATCCTCATTCACCTTATGTTTTCTCGGCTGTCCCACGTTCCTTCTCTTTACTTGATTTTTCTCTAATACATAACGGATACCGCGATCCGTAAGTCCGGTCATTTCGCAAATTTCCTTCACCGGCTTGCCGCTGGTATACATTTCAATGATCATTTCATCCGAAATTCCGCGTTTTCTTGGCACACAATCCCCCCTCCAAGAAAAACTGTTTACAAGATAGAATATATGCTCATTTAACATTATAAGAACAAATGTTCTTATTTTCAATTATTTAGGTGACTTCTTCATCCTGTTTTCTCCTTGAAAAAGATTTTAACCCACGGATACAGACCGATATTTATTTGAAAGCTCCAAGAGAGGTCCTGTATAAGCATAATTCCATTCCCCATCGATTAAATACGTGGCTTCGTATCGAACAATCAACCGTTTCATTTCTTTCAGCACATGCTCCGGAAAAGGATGGCTTTTTACCACTTTCCCCTCCTTCCCAATCAGAGAACCATTTCCCCCGATCATCGGCAACTGATGAAATGTATGATCGATAACAGGCAGCATATCCCGTATCGGTCTTGCAGAAGCAAAGACAATTTCATGGCCGTCTTCCCTGACCTTCTGCAACGAATCTAAAATCTTTTCCGATATCGGTTGTCCTATAAAGACTATGGTTCCATTCAAGTAAAAACAAACTTCATCCGTATCACCTTTTCCTTTAATTTTCCATTGCCTAATATACCATGAAACTGTTTTTATGGGATATTTCGCCAAACGTTTTGCCATCTATGTACCAAAAAATATATGCGCCAGTTTTCCAACTGGCGCATGGCCAAGAAGGGTGTTCTGGCCCTGATATCCCGACTTCCTTTATATAAATGCCATTATCAGCGAGCGATTGTTAGGCCTGTAGTATCTGTTGATAATAATCTAGTCTCGCCGTTCACATAAGAAACCCAAACAAGGAAATTATCTTGGAATGCGATGAAAATTCCTTGCGTATTGTTGAAGCCGTTGCCTGTTACATAAATTTTTTCGCCGAAATCAAACTCCAAGTGTTTTTCCATGCCATCATTCACCTCCATTTTTGAAGTTACTATAATAAATGCAGATTTTTTTATGCGAACTGAGTCATATGTACCAGGTTCAAAACAAAAATTTATATTTTATTTATAGAAGAAAATCTAATGAACATCTCTTTCAACAAATGCCCATTCCTATCAAATTGAACCGGCTGAACAAGACCGGAAAATAATCGCGCATTATAAACGAACATAAGAAACGCTTCAACATCAGCTCATTGGTGAACGCGCGTTTTGCGCCCGGAAGATGCGGGAAATGGATTATACGAAGGAAATGAATGGATATGTATGACGGAGAACAAAAGGAAAGGAAAAGCTGTTTCAGAATAAAAAAATAGGTTACAGGTTTCATAAATTGGAGATTTTGTTAAATTTCAATATATTCACTGCAATTGAATCATGATTATGATATAACTTTCATAAAATTTACAAGATGGACCGTGTATACATAAAACAAGACTTTTTGTTCATTTTTCTTGAATGATTTCATCGATTTATACCCCGTTATTTCTCCAAAAAGTATATAATAGCTGTATATGGAGGTCGAACATGCTAAAAATTAAGAAAATCGAATTTATTAAAGCGGTATATGATGAATCTTTGTCCCATAATATTTTCTCTATCGCCAATGTCTATTTTTCGAACTATCCGCCCATTTTAGGCGCGTTGATATATTGGAAGAAAAACAATTCCCGTTCCGAATTTACACGGGAAGGTGAATATAAATTTTTTTACAACCTGGATGATATCACGTATTTTGCTGCTGTGAAATTCCCGAAAGGCACGAAATTGACGAGGGACCAAAAACAAGAATTATCTTATATCTTATTGGACGAACGGGGATCCATCGGCACATATACCTTTAAAACCCATCCGAGCAGAAGAAAGCGATTCGATCCGAAAAAGACGCTTGCAAGATTGAACATTCCTGAAGATTTTGATGTCAAATCGATTCCTGTCCATTATGGTCCGATCATTGATGAACAGAGCGCGGAAGAAATCCGTAGGGAAAATCCGCATTTATCAAAGGAATTCATTATCGATTATTGTTATTGGCGATATCGTTTAATAAAGCTCCATCCGACTGATTTCGAGCCTTATTTAAAATATGTGGATTTTGCATATGTATGCTATGCTTGCGATCAAATTTCGGAAAAATATTTGATTGATCATTTGGATATGGTGGATGTTTCTGCATTGCAATATAATTACCCGGTGCTTGCAAGGCTTTCTTCATCCTTTAAAAAATATTTGGTCGAAGAATTGATTCGAAATGGTATGGAAATCAATCCGCATTTTGGTGATGAAATTGATACGTTTATTGAGGATGATACGTATTTCAGCGAATATGCAACCATTGATTTGTTGGATGATGATTTATTTGAAGAAGATGAGGAAAAAGTCGAATTTCAATTCTTTGAATTCGACCGCGGCCCATATAAGTGGCTTGGAAGTGAACATTTGGTGAAAGGCATCCCTTCCCTCGCTTCCCAATTATATGATGATATGGGCTATAAAAAACCGACAAACGAAGAAATGGATGAACAATTTGACAAATACAGCAAGCAGCAAATCTCATTGATCAGTGCCATTTTGGAGCCCCATTGGCTAAACCGCTACAAAGATCGCATCGATTGGAAAGCGGCCTGTTTATATAATAAACACCTGACGGATGAGTTCTTGACAGAGCATATCGAATTCGTCGATTTTGAGTGTCTTGGCAATAATTTGAGTTGCGTTTTATCCGAAGAATTCATTGAAAAGCATATGAATCAGTTCAACCACGACAAACCTGTACCGTTAATTATCCGCTTTTTGACGGTGCAAATGTATTTGAATCATAAAGACAAAATCAAAGTGAATTCCGAATTGCTGTTCCAATATTATAACAGCATCGGCGCACCCGAATACAAACAAATTCTTGATTTGCTGGATGAATAGCAGTTTTTGGACGCCATTTTCAATGAAAATGGTGTTTTTTTTTTACCAATAAAACAACCTTGCTTGCGGCAACTCGACAAGCAAGGTTGTTAACTGGCTCGTATGTTTAATGTAGACAAGTGTATGACCTCTCTTTTCTGCGATCTGTAATGGTTACAGAATATATTCGCGATTTTCTTATGCATTTGCTTGTTCTTTCGTTTTTCGTGCATGTTCGTTGAATTGATCCAATTGTTCTTGGGATAGATGCTCAACGAAAATTGAAAAATTGATTGGTTCCAGACCGAATTGTTCGCATTTGGAAACGTAATATTCATAGCCTTCTTGATAAGTAGTCATAAAAAACACTCCTTTTTGATTTGTACTATAACAGTTGTTGTTTTATGATTCTAATATAGTACAGTTTTATTTTGCTGTCAACAAAAAGTTGAAAGACTTGTCTAAATTTTTAAACAAGTCTTTTTGATCTTAAATGAGGCTTTTTACCACTTTCGCGATCGTTGCTCCATCGGCTTTTCCTGCAAGGAGCGGTTTTGCGATTTTCATCGCCTCCCCC includes:
- a CDS encoding sodium/solute symporter (Members of the Solute:Sodium Symporter (SSS), TC 2.A.21 as described in tcdb.org, catalyze solute:Na+ symport. Known solutes for members of the family include sugars, amino acids, nucleosides, inositols, vitamins, urea or anions, depending on the system.), with the protein product MSVPSIVMFLLIVGITLYITYWASKRTSTASEFYTAGGGLKGWQNGLAISGDYLSAASFLGIAGSVALYGYDGFYFSIGYLVAYLVVLYIVAEPLRNLGKFTLADMITARFEMAKVRGAAALSTIVIVLFYMIAQLVGAGALIQLLFGIPYWVAVLIVGVMMTIYVLFGGMTATSWVQIIKAVLLMFGTAIISFLVLLKFDFSIVRMFSEMTTATEAGEAYLNPGLLYKSGINTISTLLALVLGTAGLPHILMRFFTVKDAQTARSSVIWATWIVGLFYVLTIFLGFGAAAFVGKDTIVAANPAGNMAAPLLAEALGGDILFSFVSAVAFATILAVVAGLVLSGASALSHDIYGQIIKKGNITEKEQVVAARIGSLVISVISILLALGAQTLNVAFLVSLAFCIAASANLPVIIYTIYWKRFNSNGAVWAILGGLITALVLVAVSPNVWNPEPGKAIFVGTPLVSLTNPAIVSVPVGFICGWLGTVFSKEADYAKYSEVEVRAQTGISVSKVSH
- a CDS encoding DUF485 domain-containing protein; the encoded protein is MARENGKNIDYEKIANSQSFRRLSKKKNSFLWTMTVIFFVLYMLLPVLTSYTQILHQKAVGEITWVWFYSFGLFIMVWGLAHFYVGKANKFDKEAKEIIDEYERGAGQ
- a CDS encoding rRNA methyltransferase — protein: MWKLVNGKLLQTIDTSRIKYKTRISKALLDDLKIMADKNNTYVGYLLENGFENILKENAITFDKKNRPKDRVEFRTTCDKELLERLKKFAKDHQLNLNDVIEASVAYINTNDVKQESWRYRVEYEGE
- a CDS encoding LAGLIDADG family homing endonuclease: MPRKRGISDEMIIEMYTSGKPVKEICEMTGLTDRGIRYVLEKNQVKRRNVGQPRKHKVNEDFFKVWTDEMAWVLGLFVTDGTVNNRLNTIYFSQKEERILKLIANYMEADYVIVPPGKTRTVPVLVIHSCEIKRDLERLGITANKSLSLKFPPVPDQYLPSFIRGVIDGDGWIQDKGYVMNITTASAEFANGLYNVIVAWELRSEISIEKTRSGRDIYRVWVKGKDSLSKLAKIIYSNCSENFIPYKKERLIQWFKK
- a CDS encoding HAD hydrolase family protein, which codes for MAKYPIKTVSWYIRQWKIKGKGDTDEVCFYLNGTIVFIGQPISEKILDSLQKVREDGHEIVFASARPIRDMLPVIDHTFHQLPMIGGNGSLIGKEGKVVKSHPFPEHVLKEMKRLIVRYEATYLIDGEWNYAYTGPLLELSNKYRSVSVG
- a CDS encoding nucleoside-diphosphate sugar epimerase codes for the protein MLKIKKIEFIKAVYDESLSHNIFSIANVYFSNYPPILGALIYWKKNNSRSEFTREGEYKFFYNLDDITYFAAVKFPKGTKLTRDQKQELSYILLDERGSIGTYTFKTHPSRRKRFDPKKTLARLNIPEDFDVKSIPVHYGPIIDEQSAEEIRRENPHLSKEFIIDYCYWRYRLIKLHPTDFEPYLKYVDFAYVCYACDQISEKYLIDHLDMVDVSALQYNYPVLARLSSSFKKYLVEELIRNGMEINPHFGDEIDTFIEDDTYFSEYATIDLLDDDLFEEDEEKVEFQFFEFDRGPYKWLGSEHLVKGIPSLASQLYDDMGYKKPTNEEMDEQFDKYSKQQISLISAILEPHWLNRYKDRIDWKAACLYNKHLTDEFLTEHIEFVDFECLGNNLSCVLSEEFIEKHMNQFNHDKPVPLIIRFLTVQMYLNHKDKIKVNSELLFQYYNSIGAPEYKQILDLLDE
- a CDS encoding transcriptional regulator, with translation MTTYQEGYEYYVSKCEQFGLEPINFSIFVEHLSQEQLDQFNEHARKTKEQANA